The segment TACATATGAACATGTTACTGTAGAGGATTAGGTTCCTACTGCGTGCTTTGCCCACAAAGCTCTATATCCTCAAACCTACTGATGAAAGGGAAAGCTGCTTGTCATTACTGGTGAAGGTGGCCTTGCACAGTGGAACAGCTGACTTGAATATtcatcttcaaagaaaatggccccaaaatgagattttttttcttttccactaaGTTGCAGCACAGCAGTTTCAGATATTCCAGTTACCTGTAAGTACAAGTGGTTCCTGGTTTTCtgacaacaaaatatttcaacatctgtaggaaaaaagcaaactgagaaAACAGATTCAAGCAGACTCAGCCAAATTCTATCTGTCCTTACTTATGTGACATTGGTCAAGAAAACATctattaggaaacattttaaattaaacggctttttaaaaagttattagaACCTAGACCATGAATGGGATGGTTTATTACATCCCCCTGCAGGGAGGGTGCACAGAagacggggccaggctcttcccagcagcgcccagtgccaggaccagaggcaacgggcacaaactgacACACACGAGGTTCCCTGCGAACATCAGGGAACACTTTGTCGTCATCACTGTGCGGGTGCCCGAGccctggcacgggctgcccggggaggggatggagtctccctccttggaggCATTCAGAAGCCATCTGGACGTGGCCCTGGGCAACGGGCTCTGGGTGGCCCTGGgtgagcagggggctggagatGATGacctccagagctcccttccaacctcagcagTCAGCAATGTGATTGGTTTCTGTTATTGACAGAGACCCCcctatttcagtttttaacaTTTAGAAAGTACTAGACAAACATGCCAGTTGTCACTGTGATAGACAGCTGACACCGCTCTATGGTACTAATTAATATTTCTACCTTCTCACTGCACTGTTAAAAGCATTCAAGCAAGCTGTCATGATACAAATGTATTACTCCCAGCTTAAAAGGAAGAATAGATATATACAAAAACCCTtgtggaataatttttttgtcatgcaaaataaaattaagacaaGGATCCAGCTGTCTGTCATGTGGCTGAATAACTCACCTACCTACCCTACATGAGTAAAAATAGATGATCCCATACAGCAAAGAATTTAATAGCACTCAATACACActtgtatttataaaatgaagtttaaagATAGAGGAATTCTCAAGAAGTGGAATGAAGAGACAACCTTACATTGCACTTCAAATGACCTTTTATGTCTGGAGAATCTTCTCAGAAGACAGTAGCTTTAGCAGTTACTATAAATACTTCTATCTTTACACTTTGTCAAATATAGGAATAAAAGCAGACACCTGTGGCTGACAATCTAGATTTATCCACCAGAACTGTAACAGTTGTACTTTAGCAGGAATCTCACAGAAGTTTCTTATGGAATCATTGCTGACACAGAAAGCACGAACAAGGTTTGCATTTTCCATGAGGAACAGAAACTGCCAATCACCggctttaaaactgaaagatgtGTATATAGCCTCAAAATGCAACAGGCCAATAATCAAGTACCCAGTGCAGTAACAGGGAACAACTTTCTACTACCGTGTCACCTGAAGTCATAAAAGATTATCAGCACCTCATCTAAAAATACACAGCCTGAGAGAAATTTCAGCTCTTCCATAGTGTGACAGTAGTTCAGTAGTCCTGCCTGCTCTAAGAACCTAAATATTCAgctttaaacttttaaaaaaagaagttttaaaagctTCCATGAAACGTGTGCTGTTCCTACCATACAAGACAGCATTCACAAATAAGCCAACTATGGAACACTTGCATTCTTCTATaggggagcagaaaaaaaaagtaacacacagcagctgagcagaaTACTTAGGAGTACAAGGTACAGAGAACTATTTATATCAGAGCtggtatacttttttttttctccaagcaTTTCCCTCCATTCCCCCTTCTAATAACTATCTCATCTGAAGCACAGCTCATTAAAGAATGTATTGACTACTCCTTAATGAAAGCAACTTAATGTTTAAACTGGGAAACAGCACTGTCAAATGAGCaactacatttttctgtttacatatCCTGTAATACTCAAAAAATGAATGCACAGGACAGATTTTCCATAATCTATAGGCTGGTGTGGTGCTGGAGTTACCTTATGTAATTTTTGTTATACAAAGTACAGCAAGAAGTGAACACAACTAACTGGAGTTTTGTTTGCATTCACCATCATTTAGTTATCACCAACTGTAACGTTCACCTCAAAAGTCCTATCTGAATGTTTTTCCAATGCTGTAGTTCTGGCCATCAAACTGAAGGCACTCACAGCTCTGGAGCATGTCTGTCCATGTTTCATTCTCACCTGCTTCTACAAACACTCATAAACATAAATCCTTcaggaggagagcagaaaaCATTAAAGTCCGCAGTTGCAGTAGAGCTCAAATCTCAGTATACTAGGTTTataagcaaaagcaaagaaactgaCAGTATTCAATAATAATGATACAATTCGAGTATTGCTTACTGTCACATATTTGCagaatactttcttttttctttagaagtaCAATGAAATATGCATCTAGGGCAATACGTAAGGATATCCTTATCAAAGTTACATTAATGCCCATGCCTGGTTTCATCCTTATAGTATGAACATGGTCTCAAGAGCTTAATTTTATCAACAGTTAGTACACTATACAAATACATGATATAGCTGAGCAGAGATACATGCTGCAAAGAGGTCTGCACAATCAGGTTTTCAACAGTTTAGCTGCTGTAGTTGACAGTTCACAATTGCAGCCATTCATTAGCGTTCCTGGAATACAGCCTGCACAGTTCAAGCTGGTCAGCTATCTCTGGAAAATGATCTATAATCTGCTCCTTTTCCAACATGCCTAGTAATATTTTGTCCCAAAAGTCTGCCAAACGTGTAGGAGGTTTGAACAAGCTTTCTCAGTAACATTCTTTTAACAGAGACAACATAATTCTTCTCCCCCAAGAGCCAACAAAGTTATTAAGCCAGCTGGAATATTACACTTGTGAACTACAAATTTGTGTATACACGGGCATAAAGGTGAGTAGAGAAACTGGCATACACGGATCCTGAAATCCACTCAGGTACTCTAACTACCCTCCATCCAAAATAATCAGTACTGCTGCTTAAGTTCAACCAATGAGACTCAGGGCAATTTTGAGATCCAGTTCTACTTGTGTTTCTGTAGCATCTGTCagactccaaattcaaaatgGATTGCAATATTCACAGCTGCCTCAATAAGATTAATACTTCCCCCATCCTTGAATGCTATTGCAGTTTATTCTACTTGTAGCCAcattcagagaggaaaagatatTAAAACTGTGTTATGCTGTAGATTTTTCATAACTTCCACAAAACACATGTCTCTTTTTTAAGAGCTTAGCAATATAGACacatcaactgaaaaaaacacagctttgttttttaaaggaaggtgTGACATGCCAAACATTATTTCTTggcattttttgtttggggttgggtttttttaaaattcttttggaCCACCTACCCATCCTCTTTTTCCCTCCAGGTAAGATTTTTTTGATTAATTGATTCTTCATTATTCATGAGGTCAATGCAAGAAACCACAGTTTTGGCTAGACTACTGTAAAAGTGTACTGGAGtatcaaaacaagaaattaaaggTTTTGAGGCAAGATCTTGCAAAAAGTCAGTTCTACATCTATAGATACATAGTTCTATACATCTATCTACATATCAGGCAACATAACCTTATGTCTCCACATCTATCTACAgttcatttcaaaacagcagATCATAAGATAGCAATAATACAAAGaacttttttcagaaagatgGGAACTGACCAGCTTTTTATATCAGACCTCTCCATCTCACACTTAATGTATTTCTCACATTGTTTTCAAAGAACTCCCATCCTAAACTatgttacttttaaaacagcTCCTCTTCATAATGTTGAATGACTTCCTAGACAAATTCAAGTTATTTAGAGCTGTACAGTATTCCTTGATGAATCATTATTTTAGAAGATTACTATAGGAGAATGATCTACACAAGTTTGTTAGGCTTCAAGTATGTaagcttcaaatatttaaatacaattgAAGGTGTCAGAAGAAACATGGATACCTGCCTACACACTgaccaccccctcccccctcccttcctggGTATATTACATATTAATATTAAGATAAAAGGGAGAAACACTTTCCATCAAATTCTAGCTCTTATGATCCCAAAATAAACtctaaacaaaaccaagcattAACTTCCTGAACCTGCAGGCAGCCTGAAATAGTGACTCAGAATGCATGAACTCCCTCTGCACCCTATTAGTTTTATCATTGTCAATACTCAGCCTGTTAAACACTTGAAGGTCTTCATTAACTATTTcaccactgatttcagcagataAAGCAGCTGGGCATAAGCCCATGGGAGTCAAGACACAATTTAAACggcaggagagaggggaaaaaaagcaggagcaAGAAGAGGACAGCAGACAAGCAGGAGACAGTTTTATAATAAAGCCTTCTCAATGtgtaaagcaaataaaaacaaagtggTAAAACAGCCTTAACAAGCTACtaggttttcattttctcctttttctgtgaaatcagTGGAAGTCAGGCTACCGTTTGAGGGGAGCAAAGAATATACTTAGATCTACTAGCCCTGCATGCAGCTCCTACTTTGTACAAAGTCTAGGCCTATTTAAAGTAAGTTTTTATTGCTTATCAGTACCACCACTAAAGAAAGCTATTCCAAGCCAGGAGAGACCCTCACATACCGTGTAGCTCCTTGCTTAGTGTACCATTTCAGCAAATGTCAAGGTTTTATCACCCAGCACAGAAGCGGACAACCAAGTAGTACACGTTTCTTTTCAGATAACCACAAGTTAAGTTTCTCTACCAAACATCGTAATATGGCATGTCAAAAAGTGCTCTGCATTTAGAGTCCCTTCCTATATCTTAATCATAGTTCTCATCGCTGAAGCTTCTGTAGAAGTTCTTTTAGAAACAAACCACCTGTGAAGCAATACTGCAAGGTGGCTCAAGTTCAAAGACAAAACtatgaaaataactttaaaaactCACTGTTCAGGGTAACAGTACCAAAAACTGTCTCACTAGTGTGTATCACAAAGTTAGTAGCCTACAGGTTGAAATAAGTAGgacaatttttcctttattatataAAGTGATTCATGTGTCACAGATTATAGTGTCTGTTACTatcatttatataaatattaagtATTAGAAGCTATGCAAAATGAGTGCAAAACacattccttcctttctgaCTCCTTAATCATCAGAATGATTAAACACAAGCAAATCATCTTCTGATAATATACTGAGCTATAAAAAAAACCGTACCAGCTTGAAATCTAACCTTATTTGCACAAAGAAGAGTTTGTCAGCTGTGTCAGCAATCCCCTTAAGGTAGGCACCACTGCTAGAAAATTTTAACCATTTAACTTTTTAAGTCTTTTACCACTTTAAACAGAACTAGCACAACTCTCCAAAACACGGGTTTTGCTTGGATAGAGGCATTAGCAGTTACTATCTCAAACGCAGTGTTAGTCAAAGTTCAGCCCAAGACCTACATTACTGCAGATTTAACTCTCCAAACACTAATTTGTCTTTGAGGTACCTTCTCCATCCGCTACACCCTAACCCGGTCGCCACAGATGCTTTACTAAAAGGCACTTGGAGCAACACTGACTGTGCTATCTTGAAGTCCAGTACTCTCCCAAGGTGAGGGAACACTTACAGGATAATTCAGCACATCAGACCTTTTCATAATGGTGTTactcctgttttaaaaatacaaatacataaacCCCACATGTATTTAATTCCTCCAAATTGCTGTAATCCCAACAGTAAATGTTAATTACACTAGTCCAGTATAACTGGacaagaaaacactgctttgcCTGAAAGTCTTCTCTCAAACAACTCAAGAACACTTCTAGTCATCACACTACCCTTCAGAGCAGTCTGACAAGTCTGTGGGAACAAGAGTCACATACATGCTTCCTCTCTCAGGCCCCTGGATGAGTCTGCTCATACTACACACCTTTGTTACAACTAAGAGTTCCAAATTACTTTCCCATAAAGGAGAGTCGTCATAAGGTTGTACCTTCCATTGCATCTATATCTTTGCCCAAGTAAGCGGTGGTTTTTTTCAATGCAAAGGATCATCACCTGTAGAGCTTTCACTGTGCAAGAGCATATAAATTCACATCCAGATGCAAGTACTTTCCTTACCGATAAGGTGCAAACCCAACAGCAGGACAAAAATCAAGAATCTGTCTTATAAGCCTTGAAGTTTTCCAAGATATCTCATCTGACGGCCCCAAATAGCAATacacttctatttttaacaCTGCAACATAGTGGCGTTGATAAAACCATCTTAACCTAGCCATCATTTTACAATGTGTtcaggggaaaggagagaacTGACTTCCTCCCATGCTGAGCAACTGGGTGCAGAAGGACAGCTCTCAGTCTTTGATTTGGAAGTAGTCATATTATTTGTGCATTAAGCAGCTTTCAGGCTACTTTCTGCCCCATTTAGTGAGATCAGTAATCACACTTGCAGCCTGAGAAGAACAAGTACAGTTCACTGCTTGCCCAAACGCTTTGCTACCTTCTGTACtcttaaaacaacaaaacaagtaGCCCTAGTACACTTCAGtacaaatttctgaaaatatgaacTTGACAGTAACTCAAAAGTggtggtttcccccccccccccccttaagaaaaggtatttttatggCATTACAAAATAATTCATACCTGTCTTCATCACCATCAACAGGAATAGATATGCCAAATACAGAGCTGGCAAGACTGTTCATAGGAGTACTTGCAGGTAACTGAAGAGGATTTGCTAGAGTGTCTGGAATGGGAGGCTTCACAAGAGGTTTATTTTCAGCTATAAGAGAAAGTGGTGGCTGAGGTAGGGgttctgattttcttctagTATCATCAATCTGGCCTACTAAGGATTGAGCTTGGGTCTGAAACTGTCCGAGGTTTGACTGTGGCAGATTCGCAGGTACATTAGGCGTGCCCTGCATTAATGAGTGTCCGACATGCTGTGGCTGGACAACACCGGTACTTCTGCTGACAGAAGTATGGCTAGTCAGCTGGGACTGGACTAGTGTAACAGGGACATTTGGCATAGTAACGGAAGTGGTGGTAGACACAGTAGGCACACTTGTACCGGGCACAACCGCAGGCACGCTCTGAACTCCAGAGACCACAGCATGGGGAGCACCAGGCATTCCGGACACTTGACTGCTTCCACCCATTTGATGCTGAGTCACAGATTTCTGTTGCACAATCCCAGCATGTCCAATGCCTTGCTGCACCACACCTCCTGCTTTCGGAACGGCAGTCTGACTAGCTTGTGTCTGGCCACTCTGCATTAATCCCGATCCCTGTCCAACTGCTTCACCAGGCTGCGCCGACACCCCCATCACTGGTGCTCCCACAGGTGAGGGATTTTGGCCGGTCACCTGCCCCACAGGAAGGTTGGAAGCCACAGTACTTGGAACAGAGCCTGTAGTAGCCTGTTGAATAGTTCCTTGAGACTGCATAATTGTCATGTGCTGCATGTATTCGGTCTGACCAGAAGGTTGCGTTGGCAGTAGATGCACTGGTGGAATCTGGGACTGAGAATAAGCAAACTGTTGAGGCTGAGTCACTGGTATGTTTGCCTGCTGcacctgctgctgtgccacaggAATGCTTGGCTGCCCTACTGTCACTTTTGGAGGTGCCATGCCTTTCCCATTGGGTCCAGCCTGTGTAACACCCTGTGTATTTACCTGTGGCTGCGACTGCTGTGGCACCACCATTTGCTGATTTGCTACCGAAGCCCCAGAAAACATAGGCTGAGCAGTACTTTGAGGCATGGCCCCACCTATGGGTTGTTGCAGCTGATGTTGTTGCCCAATGACAAAATTAGGTTGCTGTAGAGAGGACTGGTTCATTTTCTCTGTCTGGATCAGCTGTGACACAGCAGTCAGGGAACTGTCAGCTACAGAATCAGGGCCATGGGCTGACACTGGCACAGCTGAGACCACGACGGAACCTCCTGTGGCACCAAGGCCGCTGTCCCTCTCTTGAGCAGCCTGCTCGAAGGTGCTGCTGTGCCTAATGCAATCTCCAGTCCTGCCCAGGACACCACCACCATCCGAGTCCCGGTCATAATACTCCATACACGTCCATCGCCCTCGCCTATAGGGCTCCCCTGTACCATGGTCCAGCTTGATCACCCTGAAGCGTGAGCTGCATGCAGCAGCCACTGTCTGAGACATCGTCCCAAGAGCAGCAGATGCAGAAAGCCCTGTGGAGGGCAAGGCAGTTGGAGCACTGCTGCTAGCTGCCACCGCAGTGCCAGGGGCAGTAGCTGACAGGGGGGCCGCAGAGCTCTTGTGCACAGCCCCCCCGCTGGGGGCCACAGCTGGCGGAGCCCCAGCTACCCCACCCgcagccacagccagctgccCATCCAAAAGGAGGTTGGGAGAGACGTTGCCAGGAGTTTCAGCCTCACCCACGTTGTTGAGCGTCTCTTCTGAGGAGCTCCGCTCACAGACATCCTCGGGGCCATAGTCGGTGGCTCTGGAAACGTCAAAGATTTCAGAAGACACGTCCTCAGTGCGGGACTCATCCGGGTCGTCCAGGCTCTCGGTGTCCTCGGtgatgctgctggccacctgAGCAGTGGTCACGCTAGTGATCTGGAAGCAGCTCTTCTTCTTGGCCGGCATCTTGGACATGTTTCCTGCGCGGGGCCGGTCTCCGCcggccggggcgcggcgcgcacggggccggggcgggctgTCACGGCGTGCCGACCGGGCCCGCGGCGCCACCGCACATCCTCCGGCTGCTTcctgcggcgggcgggcgggccgcggcGCTGCCGCTGCCAGGCCGCGGGccgcgcggggggcggcggggctcctcctcttcctccccgTCCGCAGCCCTCCTCCCGCGGCCGGGAcgccggccgccgcctcctcctccccgccgcagcccccgctcTGAGCGCAGCGGGACCGGCCAAGCGCCCTGCAGCTTCCTGCCGgccgcggcgcggcgcgggccCCGGGCGTGCGCAGCGGCCGCAGACGCGGGCCCGCAGCCCGCCCCACGCGAggggccccgcggcggccgggcgAGGCCCAGGCGGCCCCGTCTCCCCCCGCGCCCTGTCTCCGCGCTCTACCTGGAGACCAGCGCCAGGCGCATCCTGCTCGGAACCAGCCCGCGGGCGAGCCCCGCGgccagcccccccccgggcGGCGGGCCGGCGCTGCGGCGGCGCGGCGGAAGAGCAGGCGAGGCGGCCCTGCGGCGGGCGGCCCCCTGCGCTGCAGCGGCGCCGGCCCCGGGAGCGCGGGCTCCGACTGCCGCTCCCTTCGCCCAAGATGGGGCTCAACTTCTCCTGCGCTGCACCCTGGGAAGGGCGCGGCCACGCCCCCGACGCTGCGGCGTGGTGACGTCacgccccgccgccgctcggcGCAGGGGGAGCACGGCGCGAGCGGTGGCCGGTTGGAATGTGTCGCCCGCCCACTCCCCCCGCGGACCGTCCAGCTTGGTCCCGCCCGGCCGcgcgcggcccggcggcggctgGGCGCGCGAGCCTCCCTGCGGCCTGCCCTGGGGCGCgagcccgcccccgccccgcgcctcCCCGCGCTGAGGTGCCGCGGCCCAGCTCCTGCGGGAGGGCTGTTAACGCGGCATCGCGGCCAGGGCCCTGTCCGTAACCGTTTCGGGCGGCGGCTGACGGTGTTTAGTTCTTTTATGTCAGCTGTTGCGTGGCTGTTGCCCCGACACGGTAGGAGGTTATTCCAGAAATTCGCTCTGCCAGTTATGAAAATCGTCGTATCTCCAAGCCTAAATTCCTAGCCAACTTGTAGTCCCAGGTCTATACTCACGAAGGTAACCGGTTGCTAACTACTTCTCATAATTGCCATGGCCGTTCCCAGAGCCTGACTCTGCGTGACTCGCAGTTCAAGTAATCGCTCTTAGAGACGAGCGAGCAGAGCCGCACGCAGACCTGCCGGCCAGGCACTGCTGGTGCATAGCCTAGGCCATAAGGAGCCTACCTTTGGTGTCTTCAGGTGCTCATCTCAGAAATCCCTGATACGTAAGTCAACTTTCTGTTGTATCTCATTTCTGTTATTACAGTCACCAATGTCATCAGGGTTTTCCTGTATGATAATCTGGTCCCGGTTTGAACAGTTGTGCCTTGCCACTGTACCAGTAACCTGTCCTGGCTGGCTGTCAGGTTGCAAACTGCTTTAAGACCAGTTCTAACATATGGAAATCCCCACTATTAGCTTCCCTTTGGTTCAGCTGTTACCTGTAAGGGCAAACAGTTCAGCCAAGTTCTGATTTATTTGGCAATTTTGCATGCTAATCCATCTCTTCTGTATCTATTTTCAGTAGTATTTTCCAATATATCATCATACCGAATACTTCTTTGGCTTCAACAGAGCTTAAACCTACTGCATTAACAGTGTAGGGACTCATTTATGTTAGGAAAGAGTTCTGAATCTGACATGAGCCACCGTGGTAAATTTATCCATTAAATTTATCCATTATTATCAGGCATGCTGACTACACGAACTTTAGCAAATGCCCTTCCACTTTTTTCCACCCCCAACATTAATTTGAAGTTCTTATCAACTACTGTGCTAGTGCCAATTCCAGAAAACTTCTGCAGGAGATGTTTGGATGTGACCATTCATGTTATTAGCATCTTCCATTAATCAGATATTTCAAATGGTCTGTGTCTCCATACTTGAACTTTCTGTCATGATTATCCTGTGACACCTTCTCATTTCTTCTCATGGAGGAAAGAATTCTGATCATCACTCAATTCTCCATTTCTTTGAGCATTGCTATAATTCAGTGGGAATCTGGTAGTGTCATTTGACAAAATGTAGAAGATAACCAGTGGGGTTTTCTCTGTTAGCCCCAGGTCAATGTCCCACAGTTTCTGCCCTGCCAAGTACCAAACTCCCGCTTTTCTGGGTATACTCTGGGTAGAGGACTGTCCCTTCAGCTATTGCCATACACATGGGTAGTCTCTTTCGAGTCCAGAATCTCAGGTTACACCcaatctgttctgctttctgttctgtggtGCCTTGTGAATTCTCCTTATGTGTGCAACATCCTTGGTTTCCATGCCTGTGTGCATACAGTGTGCCAAGACTTGCTTTTCTTGTCATCCTCCTTGGCACTTTGTCTTCTGCCTACTTCTTTTTACACTAGTTTGAACCTTATTTTtgattctgtttctctgtgtacTAGCTCATCCCTTATTATTTCCT is part of the Falco naumanni isolate bFalNau1 chromosome 13, bFalNau1.pat, whole genome shotgun sequence genome and harbors:
- the TSC22D2 gene encoding TSC22 domain family protein 2 isoform X1, coding for MSKMPAKKKSCFQITSVTTAQVASSITEDTESLDDPDESRTEDVSSEIFDVSRATDYGPEDVCERSSSEETLNNVGEAETPGNVSPNLLLDGQLAVAAGGVAGAPPAVAPSGGAVHKSSAAPLSATAPGTAVAASSSAPTALPSTGLSASAALGTMSQTVAAACSSRFRVIKLDHGTGEPYRRGRWTCMEYYDRDSDGGGVLGRTGDCIRHSSTFEQAAQERDSGLGATGGSVVVSAVPVSAHGPDSVADSSLTAVSQLIQTEKMNQSSLQQPNFVIGQQHQLQQPIGGAMPQSTAQPMFSGASVANQQMVVPQQSQPQVNTQGVTQAGPNGKGMAPPKVTVGQPSIPVAQQQVQQANIPVTQPQQFAYSQSQIPPVHLLPTQPSGQTEYMQHMTIMQSQGTIQQATTGSVPSTVASNLPVGQVTGQNPSPVGAPVMGVSAQPGEAVGQGSGLMQSGQTQASQTAVPKAGGVVQQGIGHAGIVQQKSVTQHQMGGSSQVSGMPGAPHAVVSGVQSVPAVVPGTSVPTVSTTTSVTMPNVPVTLVQSQLTSHTSVSRSTGVVQPQHVGHSLMQGTPNVPANLPQSNLGQFQTQAQSLVGQIDDTRRKSEPLPQPPLSLIAENKPLVKPPIPDTLANPLQLPASTPMNSLASSVFGISIPVDGDEDRNPSAAFYQAFHFNKLRESKTFWDSGSGASVVAIDNKIEQAMDLVKSHLMYAVREEVEVLKEQIKELVERNSLLERENALLKSLSNNEQLSQLSTQQANSSSTSQAQTVIAQPPQPTQPPQQPNVSSA
- the TSC22D2 gene encoding TSC22 domain family protein 2 isoform X2, whose translation is MSKMPAKKKSCFQITSVTTAQVASSITEDTESLDDPDESRTEDVSSEIFDVSRATDYGPEDVCERSSSEETLNNVGEAETPGNVSPNLLLDGQLAVAAGGVAGAPPAVAPSGGAVHKSSAAPLSATAPGTAVAASSSAPTALPSTGLSASAALGTMSQTVAAACSSRFRVIKLDHGTGEPYRRGRWTCMEYYDRDSDGGGVLGRTGDCIRHSSTFEQAAQERDSGLGATGGSVVVSAVPVSAHGPDSVADSSLTAVSQLIQTEKMNQSSLQQPNFVIGQQHQLQQPIGGAMPQSTAQPMFSGASVANQQMVVPQQSQPQVNTQGVTQAGPNGKGMAPPKVTVGQPSIPVAQQQVQQANIPVTQPQQFAYSQSQIPPVHLLPTQPSGQTEYMQHMTIMQSQGTIQQATTGSVPSTVASNLPVGQVTGQNPSPVGAPVMGVSAQPGEAVGQGSGLMQSGQTQASQTAVPKAGGVVQQGIGHAGIVQQKSVTQHQMGGSSQVSGMPGAPHAVVSGVQSVPAVVPGTSVPTVSTTTSVTMPNVPVTLVQSQLTSHTSVSRSTGVVQPQHVGHSLMQGTPNVPANLPQSNLGQFQTQAQSLVGQIDDTRRKSEPLPQPPLSLIAENKPLVKPPIPDTLANPLQLPASTPMNSLASSVFGISIPVDGDEDSGSGASVVAIDNKIEQAMDLVKSHLMYAVREEVEVLKEQIKELVERNSLLERENALLKSLSNNEQLSQLSTQQANSSSTSQAQTVIAQPPQPTQPPQQPNVSSA